The DNA region GCTAAATTTATACCGGACAGTTCGTAGCGACCTGTCTAAAAACAAAACTACGGAGGTTATTATTATGAATTCATCAAAAAAAGTAAGAGGCATTGTATTTGCCTCAGTAATTGCTGCAATTTACGCAGTACTTACTATTTTATTATCATTTATGTCTTTTGGAGTAGTACAGTATAGAATTGCCGAAGGACTGACAGTTTTACCTTTTATAACTCCTTATGCTATTCCCGGATTAACTATTGGATGCCTAATATCCAATATAATTAGCCCTGTAGGCACGGTAGACATGGTTTTAGGTACCTTCGCCACATTAATTGCCGCTATAACTACCTATTATATAGGTAAAACTAATCTTAGACATAAAAAGCTTTTGGCACCATTGCCAGCGGTTATATCCAATGCTATAATTATAGGTCTTATGCTAAAATATCTATATATACCGGATATGCCACTATGGCTTATATCCCTAGAAGTCGCTTGGGGTGAAGCTCTTTGTTGTTATGGATTAGGCTTACCAATATTAGCAGTTTTCCAAAAGAATCCTGTACTAAAAAAATTTATTAAATAAAATAACTATAAATATAAGAGGCTAACAAAAATATGCAGCCTCTTATACTATATACATAATATATATGCATATATACAAAATAATATATTCGTAAAAATCATCTCTATGAAAATAAAGTATTTATCAGAGTAGTATATCTACGAAAATAACATATTGTCACTTATAGAATTTTCGAGTTTTTCAAATTCCCTTAGTAGCTTGTCTGCAGTTAAATTTTTCTTTTCATTTCCCTTTATATCCATAACTACTTGGCCCTTATGGATCATAATAAGCCTATTCCCCATTGTTATGGCATCATTTAAATTATGAGTTACCATTAAAGTAGTTATTCTATCTTTTTCTACTATCTCCTTTGTTATATCCATAATTATCTCTGAGGTTTTTGGATCTATAGCTGCTGTATGCTCATCTAATAATAAAAGTTTAGGTTTTGTTATTACCGCCATTATAAGAGAAAGAGCTTGTCTTTGACCACCAGATAAAAGTCCCACTTTATTATGTAGCTTATTTTCTAGACCAATATTCAATTTTGCAAGAACTTCCTTAAACATATTTATATGTTTCTTATTTATAGCAAAGGATAAATTGAATTTATTTCCTTTATTATACGCCATGGACATGTTTTCTAATATGGTCATATTTGGCGACACACCTAATGAAGGATTTTGAAATACTCTTCCTATTTGTTTAGTTCTTTTATATTCAGGCAATCTAGAAATTTCTGAGCCTCTCAATGTTATAGAACCTGCAGTTATATCTATATTTCCAGATACAATATTTAAAAGAGTAGATTTACCTGCACCATTACTTCCTATTATGCTTACAAAATCTTCCTTTTCTACAGTTAAATTAAAATTATTAAACAATGTATTCTCATTAACCGTCCCTTTATTAAATACTTTGTATAGATTCTTTATCTGAAGCAATGGATGCACCTCCTTTTTTAGATTTAAATATTTTTGTTAAACCAAATGCTGAGCCTAAACTTCTATTATTGATATTATTAAGAGATAAAGCTATTACTACAATAACAGCTGTAATTAATTTTAAATCTGTAGGTGGAAGCCCTAGTTTTAATGCTAATGCTATTACTGCTTTATACAGAACTGCTCCTAGTATTGCCATACTACTTCCTTTTACAAAATTAAATTTTTTTAAAATTGATTCTCCCATAATAACTGAAGCTAGTCCCATAACCACAATGCCTGTACCCATACCTACATCTGAAAACCCCTGATATTGAGCAGTAACAGCTCCACATAGGGATACTAGTCCATTTGAAATCATAAGTCCTACAACCTTAATAAAGTCCTTATTTACCCCTAATGAAGTTACTAATTGTTCATTATCCCCTGTAACTCTCAAAATAAATCCTAATTTAGTTTTTAAAAATAAATCCACTAGCAATTTAATTACTACTGCCAATATTAAAATTATAAATATTGGTGCCAAGGATAAATTAAATATAGTTTTTTGCCCAAACAAAGGAATATTAGATTTCTCCATTATTCTTAAATTTATAGAATAAAGAGATATCATCACAAGTATTCCAGATAAAAGATTGGTAATTTTAAACTTAACATGAAGTATACCTGTAATAGCACCTGCTGCAACTCCACCTAAAGTAGCTAAAATACAAGCTAAAAATGGATTTATCCCTTTAAGAATACCTACTGCTGCTATGGCTGCTCCTAAAGGAAAAGTTCCCTCTACAGAAAGGTCTGGGAAATCTAAAATCTTATATGTTATGTAAACACCTATGGCGGCTATGGAAAAGATAAGTCCTTGTTCTAAAACATTTATCAAAAAGTCCATTATTGTACACCTCCCGTAATTATTTGTGCCTTCTCTTCAATATCTTTAGGTATACTTATATTGAGTTTTTTACAAGCATCCTTATTTATTACAGTATTAGTGTCTTTAGAGGTTTGTACAGGCATTTCTGCTACCTTTTTTCCCTCTATAACGTCCACTGCCATAATTCCTGTTTGAAAGCCTAATTTATAATAATCTATACCATTAGTAGCTACAGCTCCTGCCTTAACATGAGCACTTTCTGCTCCTATAATAGGAATATTTCTTTTATAACATTCATTTACCACTAAAGGCATAGAAGAAACCACTGTATTATCTGTAGGAACATATAAAACATCTATCTTTCCAACTAAAGAATTTAGTGATTGAGCCACTTCATTTACATTAGTTACGCCTGATGTCTTAATATTAAATCCAAATTCTTGTGCAGCTTTTTTCATATTTTCCACTTGAAGTTCTGAATTCTTCTCGCTAGTATTGTATACAACACCAATAGTTTTTGCCTGAGGAATCATCTCTTTTATAAGCTGTAGCTGCTTATCTATAGATACATTGTCAGAAGTACCAGTTACATTTGTTGAAGGCTTCTCTAAAGACTTCACTAATCCAGATTGTACTGGGTCTGTAACTGCAGTTATTAATATAGGTTTTTCTTTTATAACATTAAATGCTGATTGTGCACATGGCGTTGCAATTGCAAAGATTAAATCTTCATCTTTAGATGCAAAATTCTGTGCTATAGTTTGGGCCGTTGCCATATCCCCTTGAGCATTTTGAAAATCCACTTTTATATTCTTATTTTCTTCATATCCTTTGGATTTCAATGCATCCATAAATCCTTTTCTAGCGGATTCCAAAGCTGGATGTTCTACAAACTGAGAAATGCCAATGTTTATAATCTTTTTATCCTTTAAAGTTTTTTGTGATTGAGATGCTACTATATTGTTGCATCCGCCTAAAAATAATGAGCTCATCAAAAGAGCTATAAGACATGAAAGTTTTTTCTTTCCTACCATACTACCATCCTCCAAATATAAATTTTTTTATAAAAAAAGCTCTCTAATAGAGAGCTTATTTACTATACCTAAGTAAACCCTATAATTCAAAGGTTTAATTGCAATTTTCATACCTCAATGGCCATGCTGTTTTCTAAACATTTAATTGCAATTCTAATAAAATAATAAATTCTCCTACAATCCTACAATACTACAATACTACAATCCTACAACAATACAATACTAATTTATTTATATACTACACTACTACAATCAAATATTATTATATTCAAACACTATTATACTTAATTTGTATACTTATTATACTACAATTTTACTACACTATTATACTTAACTCATATGCTATAATTCTACTATACATGTACTAATTCTTTACTTTTAATACATAAATATCTGAACTATTCTTAAATTACTTAAACTGAAGTAGAGCTTTTTAGTTAAACTCACTTAATCATACTATAATTTACTAAAATCATTTAGTAATCTACAGAGATCATTTAGTAATGTACTAAAATCATTTAATACTTATGCATACTTCATTATTTAAATATTATTATCTAAATATTAAAAATTATGTTTAACATTTTATAATATTGTTTCAATATTGTCAATATTATATTTTGGAAATTGTGATTTTTTCTTTTGGTATGGCTCTATGTCCAAGTCCTATAGCTATTTCATTTAAATGCAGAAGTCCTATACTCATAAATATAGTTACACATAAATGTTCTCCACTTCTTGCTATGCCTATCTTACCTCCAACATTTAATCCACTAGCCTTTTGGAGTACTTGAATCAACGCCTCCTTGGTAGCACCTATTACTGCCCCATCATATAGATGAGCATTCTCTGGGATCAAGCCACCCTTTTTAGAAGCCACAAGCGCCCTTTCTATAATTTTAGACATGGTGTTATTTATATTACCACCAATATTTACAGCTGTAGTTAATATATCCTTTTTTCTAAATCTATCTTCCAATTCTTTTTCTTCTTCCCTTTTAGATATACTCATTTCAATAGCTGCCTTTGCCACATCCATACTATCTAAATTCATAATACAACCTCACAATTCTTTATTTATATATTTTCATAATTTACATGTCTATATTATAATCCAATACCGCAATAAATCCTATGGTAATTTTATAAACTACTTATTTATTACTCAACTTTTACACATAAATTTCAAATTTTACATTAGATGAATAAAAGAAATACAAATATAGTTTTTAATTTAAAATTTAGAATGTAAAATTTAAATCAAAGTTGAAATTTCTAGACAATTCCTTGAATTTACAATTTATAAAATACTTTATTATAAAATCAAAATCACTTAAAAATTGACAAATTTAATACCTATAGTACTGTATTAATGCCCTTTCATTCTCCAATATAAACAACTGAGGTTTGATTAAAATTTATATGAGAAAGTTCAGTTAATTATAATTTTACCCTTTAAATCCTCATATAATTATACGGGGGTGTTTTTCGTGAATAGATTTAAAAAATTTTTTGTATTTATAATTATAATGCTAATTATAATTTTAGCTTTTTTTATATTTTTCAAGAAAAATTCTGAAAAAGTTTCTGGTATAAATATAAAAGGCTATGACTCTAAAAAACCCATAGTTATAGTAGTAGATTTGGAAACTAACACTTTAGGGGTTTTCCAAAATGACAAATTATTGAAAACCTATACAGTAGCTGGTGGTAAACCTTCTACTCCCTCTCCTATAGGAACCTGGACCATCATAAGTAAAGACACTTGGGGAGAAGGTTTCGGTGGAAGATGGATGGGTTTTAATGTTCCCTGGGGTAAATATGGAATACATGGTACCGATAAGCCCGGTTCTATAGGCTGGAGTTCGTCCCACGGCTGCATAAGAATGAGAAATAACGATGTTAAGGAGCTTTATAAAATAACTCCTCATGGTACTAAAGTTATAATTAATGGTGGTCCCTATGGAAATTTTGGTTCTTATTTACGACCTCTAGAACCTGGCATGAGAGGCTCCGATGTGTACGAAGTTCAAAAGTATTTAAAAGAAAAAGGATACTATAATGGAAATCCTGATGGAATTTATGGTGAGGGAATGAAAGCAATAGTCCATAAATTTCAAAAGGATAATAAACTCTCTATATCCAACACCATAAATTCTGCATTTTATAAAAAATTAGGAATAGAACTTAAGGAGTAAACCTTAAGCCCCTAAAATATGGGGGTTGAGGTTTACTCCTCCATCCTTATATTATCAATAATACTCTCCTTCTTTATTCTATTTAGTGGAAAATATGCAGATAATAACGAAATAGCAATTGCTCCTGCAGCAGCTATAATTATATATTTCCATGGCACTGACCACTTAATTTCTCTAACTTCACCTAATATTCTGTCCAGCACATAAGTTAACACTGTACCTATTACTCCCCCAAGTATAGAGCTTATTATTCCATAAAGACCTCCCTCTAGGTATATCATTTTATTTATCTGTCTGCTGGTCATACCAATGGCTTGTAGCGCCGCTAATTCTCTTTTTCTAAGAATCAAATTTGTTCCTATTGTATTTATTATATTTAAAGAAGATATTAAAGTTATTACCGCCACAAATCCATATAAAAATATACCTACTATTAAGGATTGCTTTTTTTTATTTTCTAACGTTTCTTTGGTATCTAATAGATTAATTCTTTTACTTTCATCTGCAAACATTTTCAATTTCTCTGTTATATTTTTTCTATCTGCTTTTTCATCTACCAATATGTGCATAGAATAAAAAGTTTCATCTTCAGTTATATCTTTAAATAACTCTTCTGTGGTTATAGCATAAATTTCACCATTATCAGATTTAGCATCTCCAATAGGTGCTCCTTGCAATATTCCAAGAACTTTTAACTTTTTATTAACTTTTTCCTTCCCTGCACCAGATGTTTTGAATATTTCAATTTCATCACCCACTTTAAAGTTTGTAAAATTTATAACTGATATTTTATTACTTTTAGGGTTAGAAATACTGCCATTTTGAATCAACAATACCCCATTTTCATTATTTATATCTTCTTCACTTACACTACCCTTTAAAAGTTTATTCTTGCACAATTCTAATTGCTCGCTATCATATCCTTTTAAAAATAACGGTATACTTTCATTTTTTTCTTTTGAAGTTTGTCCATTTCGTGAATTTAATATTCTTCTATACTCTGGAGTTATTAATTCCTTATGAACAGAAATTTCATAATCTCTACTTCCAAATATTCTATATATCTTTTCTACACCCTTTATGTTTTGGATAGACATGTAATCTTTTTTAGAAAAACCAGAGTTTTTATTAGACTCAGGAATTTTCATTAACTCATAATCTCTATACGATTGCTTTTTTACTGAATCAACTGTATTTCCTATAGACATTATAAAACTAAAAACTATAAAAAGTACTATACTTATAATTGTAGAACTTATAGTTACTAAGAACCTTCTCTTATTCTTCTTTATGTTTTTATATGCTATCTCTCCTTCTACTTTAAATATATTTTTTATTAATATATTAGCTCTTACTTTTTTAACTCTTTTAGTTTTTGTTCTAAAGTTGCTTTTTATAGCATCCAATGGTGATACTTTTGATGCCATAAATGCTGGCTTAACACAAGATACATAAATAGTAATTAATGCTATAGCTGTACTTATTATAAATACATAGGGTGATACTACAACTTTAAATTCTAAAGCTTTAGTCCCAAATAATATTTTTTTAATAATATAGAAAACTATATACATAGCTATAACTCCACTTAGAAGACCTATAGGTATAGATATAAAGCTTAATACTCCAGCTTCCTTATATACAATTTTTCTTATTTGTTTAGGAGTAGCTCCAATAGACCTCAGTATTCCTACTTGTCTTATCCTATCCATCACAGACATTTGAAAAATATTATAAATAACCATTATAGTACTGATAATTATTATAAAAATTATAAATGCAGCTATTAAAAATATAGTTTTATTATAATCTTTATCTATTCCTCTTCCCTCAAAATTTAATAAAACATAATTGAAATCTACTTTCATATTTTCATTATTACCACTTAAAAACATATCTAATTTAACTTCATCAATATATTTTTCTATATTCTTTTTTGCATTTACATACACATATGCATTATACTTACTTTTCAAACTTCTATCTAAAATTGGAATTGTTATAGCCTTAGCTCTTGTATTGTATTGGGAATAAAATTTACTATCTATTATACCTGATAGAATAAAAGTTCTTTTTTCTTTCTCATCATATTTATAGTTTGAACCATCACCAAAATCTTCTTCTAAAGACTCTTCCTCATTATCCATTGTACTGCCTTCTGTATTTTTTTTAGTAAACTCTCCCAAAGGCAAAGTTATCTTATCTCCAACCTTTGGATTGTTAGAAATGTACTCTAAAGCCCATTGCTCTATGGCAATTTCATTTTCATTTTTAGGCAAATTTCCTTCCTTTAAAGATAGTGGAAGCATCTCCATAGCCTTTTTATCATAAGATACTATATCTATATACTTGTAAATGGGCATACCTTTTACATTTATATCCTTGGGATTAGCTTCATATATCTTGCTCTTACCTATTTCTCTTAATACACCAACTTTTTCACTATCTAAGTGGCTTTTTATCTTTCTAAGCTTCTCCTCACTTATCCCTTCAAATACCACATGAAAATTTCCTATTTCTCTTTTAGTACGCTCCATATCATTTTCCCTATAACTCACTACCAAAGTTCCCATTGCACATATTAAGGCTACAGAAAGAATTATTCCTATACAGGTTAAAATGCTTCTCTTTCTATTATTTTCTAGATATCTATATGATATGTGAGAATAATTTTTCACCTTCTCTTCACCTTCTTTTATTCATACTATAAATTTAAAAATTCACTTTATAATATCTACATTTCCTTTTCTAAGAATAGTATTTTGTAAATCTCTAATATCCAATAATCACCCTTCGAAAATAAATTGTAAATCACTAAAAATCTTTATTTAAATAGTTCATTAGAATAATAATCAAATATGAAATAAGGCATAAATTAAATAAAATTTATGCCTTTTAGGTATTTAAAAATTACTCTTCCATCCTTATATTGTCAATTAAACTTTCATTTTTTATACGTCTAAGAGGGAAGTAGGATGAAATTAGTGCAATGAGCATACAGCCTACTATAGCCACAATTATAAAATTCCAAGGTATTGTCCATTGGAACCCTCTCACATTTCCAATCATTTTTCCTAAATAATAACTTAGTCCACTTCCTATTAAAGATCCTATTATAGCACTTATAATGCCATAAAGAACTCCTTCTAAATAAACCATCTTCTTTACTTGTTTTCCTGTCATTCCTATAGCTTCTAATGCGGCAATTTCTCTTTTTCTAAGCATTAAATTGGTACTTATTGTATTTACTATATTTAAGCTACTTATTAATGCTATAACAGATACAAAACCATATAAGGATATTTTCATTGTTAAATTTGTTCTTCTCATACCTTCTAACATCTCTTTAGTATCCGCAAGAGATATTCTTTTATCCCCTTTAGTAAATTCCTTAAGGCTTTTTGTAACACTTTCCCTATCAGCATTTTTATCTAAAATTATGTCCATATAATGAAAACTATTATCTTTTCCAATTTCCTTAAATAAATTTTCTGTAGCTATTACATACATAGCTCCGTCTGGTACAAACTTACCTATAGGACTCTCTTTTAGTATTCCAACTACCTTTACCTTATTATTAATATTTGAATTTTCCCCTTTATCTTCTCCTATTTTTATTTCATCTCCAACCTTTAAATTTGAAATATTAATCATAGAAGTTTTTTTAGCTTTTCCATCATATACCACTGAATTTTGTACTATTAATACTCCTCTTTCTTTATTCATTGATTCTTCATTTATTTCTCCACTAATAAGCTTTTCCTTGCAAAGCTTTAGCTGTTCACTATCGAATCCCCTAAATTCTGTAACTACTTTAATATTTTTTGCTTTTTTATTTTCATTTGGTAAATCTTCAGATAAGCTTTTTATATAAATTTCATTTACCTTTTCCTTTGGAATTTCTGTAGAATAATTTTGCCCTATAAACAGTCTGTGTACTTTATTTACTCCTTTTATACTTTTAACTTTTTCATAATCCTTATTTGAAAAACCTTTATTTTTTGTAGCTTGTTTGCTTAAACTATAATCTTGATAAGAAAATTCTTTAAACTTACTAAACTCTTCACCAAAACTCATCATACTACCAAACACTATAAATAAAACTATACTTATAACCATAGAACTTATGGTAACTACAAATCTTTTTCTGTTTATTTTTATATTTTTATAAGCTATTTCGCCTTCTACTTTAAATACTTTCTTTACTAATAAGTTACTTTTTACTCTTCTTATTTTTCCTTTTTTCTTACCTAAGTTATTTCTTATAGCCTCTAATGGTGATATTTTAGAAGCGGTTAAAGCTGGCTTAATTGATGATATATATACAGTTACTAATGCAACTAATGAACTTATAACCAATACCTTAGGTGATACCACTGTTATAAATTCTATTTCTATCATATCTCCTAAAATTTTTGTAATTACTATAAATAATATTTTCATTGCAAATATTCCACTTACAAGTCCTATAGGAATAGATACCAAACTTAAAACTGCTGCTTCTTTAAAAACAACCCTTCTTATTTGTTTAGGTGTAGCTCCCATAGATCGCAATATACCAAATTGTTTTATTCTCTCTATAACAGATATTTGAAAAATATTATATATAACTAATATGGTACATATAACTATTATAAAAATCACAAAAGCAACTATTTCTATTAAAGCGTCATTGGTGACATCATTCAAACCTCTTCCTTCTAAAGTCAATAAATAACTATTATATTCTACATTTAGATTATCTTTTTCACTCTTAGATAAAGATAAGTTCCCCTTAACCTCACTTACGTATTTTTTAATATCCTTCTTCTCGTTTACTTGAGTGTATACATTATATTTTCCATCTTTTTTATATTTATCAATAAAAGTTATTCCTCTAGCAGCTTCATTGTATTGTGAATAATATTTATCCTCTATTATACCAGTTAATATAAAATCTTTTTTAATTCCCTCTTTATATTTTCTTTCTGCTTTTTTCTCTTCTTCCTTCTTAGAAGCATTTTCTTTTTCAAGAAATCGACCTAAATCTAACGTTATCTTATCTCCTATCTTTGTACCCTTTGGAAGATATTCTAAAGCCCACTGCTGTATGGCAATTTCATTAGAATTTTTAGGAAGCCTTCCCTCTTTTAATTTAGTAGGTAACATGTCCAATGCTTCCTTATCCACTTCCTCAATTTCTATATACTTATATTTAGGTATTTGTTCTTCCTCGACTTCCTCCTTTGTAGCCTCATAAATTTTACTCTCGCCCAAATCCCCTACAATACCAATTTTTTCTGTATCCATATGAGCTTTTATCTTTTTAATTTCATTATAATCTATATTCCCAAACTTTACATGATAGTTAGCCTCATCCTTTTTAACAGATTCTATTTCACTTTGTTTAAAGCTAACTAAAAGAGTTCCTACTGCACATATTAAAGCTACTGAAAGTATTATCCCTACAGATGTAAGTATAGTCCTCTTCTTTTGATTTTTAAGATACCTCTTAGTTATGTCTAAATAACTCTTCATTATCTTATCACCTCATCCTTAACTATAACTCCATCCTCCATATGAATAATTCTATCTGCTTGAGAAGCTATATTTAAATCATGAGTTATGATTATAAGAGTTTGATTGTATTTTCTTACAGAAAACTTTAAAAGCTCAATAATTTCCTTAGAATTTTTACTATCCAAATTTCCAGTAGGCTCATCTGCAAGTATTATGGAAGGTTTATAAACTAATGCTCTCCCTATGGATACTCTCTGTTGTTGACCTCCTGATAATTGTGATGGTAAGTGATCTAATCTATCCCTTAATCCCAATATCTCTATTAGTTCATTCATATATTTTTCATCTGGCTTTTTATAATCTAGTAGAAGTGGCATCACCATATTTTCTTCTGCTGTCAAAACTGGTATCAAATTATAAAATTGAAATATAAATCCAACTTTTCTTCTTCTAAATATAGCCAATTGTTCTTCTTTAAGTTTAGAAATATTAACCCCATCTATAACAATTTCTCCAGAGGTTGGTTTATCTACACCTCCAAGCATGTGAAGCAAAGTACTCTTCCCCGATCCACTAGCTCCTACCACTGCCACAAATTCCCCTTTATTTATAGATATGTTAACTTCTTTCAAAGCTTCTACCTTTATTTCTCCTCTTCCATATGTCTTAGTAAGACCGGTAGTTTTTAAAATCTCCATATATATTCCTCCTGTTTATTTTCTCTTAACCTTATACTTTTATAATAACAGGTATTTCTTACATATAAGTGAATTTGTTTCTTACAATTTCGTAAGAAAGAGAATAAATTACGAAGCAAGTGTTGCAAGAAAAATCTGTCTTTAAGTCCACAATAAATATATTTTTTAAGACTGCTTACAATACGCCAAGAAATTCTAATGTTTTCAAATTTTAATACCCTAAAGCTTTCAAACTCGCTTTTACTAGCTGTTCTCTTGTTACTTATTCATAAATTAATTATAAAAAACTCTTTGAGTTTTATCCTTAACTATTACTTCTTACTTTTTACCTCTTAACTGGTCTGCCCTACAAATTTAAGTTTTATACAAGCCGATGCCTTACGGCAAAATATTATTAGTAACCGGGAATTAGGACTTAAACGAAAGGCTTCGCCTAAAAAAATATCATGAACACTTTCTTTTTATAAATTAAAGATTTTCCATAGCGAAGAGGAGGAAAATCATCCTTTAGTAGTTTTCTCCTCCCAAACCACATACATATTAAACTAAAAATCTCATTTTAATGTAGTAATAAATGTGGAATTGGGGACTATTGAACTAGCCTTAGAACTTCTTATGTCTCACAGTTAAAGAACCGTTAAGAAGCTTTCATGTTTGAACGAGGAACGAGTGAGTTTGAAAGCTTTAGGTTCTTTAACTGTGAGACATTTAGAAGTTCTTGGCGTATTGTGAACAGTCCCAAATTACACATTTATTACGGAATTAAAATCAGATTTTTCTTCAATGTATCGCTTCACACTTTTCTTATATGATTCCTTTGAGGAATATTATAGTGAACTCAGTGCCTTCCCCTTCAACACTCCTAACCTCAACACTTCCACCCTGTCTTTCTATAATACTTCTAGACAATGCAAGGCCTATACCTACACTATCACTGTTCTTATTTCTCTTTCCCTTATAAAATCTTTTAAATATATGAGGTAAATCTTCCTTGGCTATTCCTGAACCGTTGTCACTAATTACGATACTTATATAAATAGGAGTTTCTGAGGATACTATATTTATTTGACCCCCTTCACCAGTATGTTCTATACAATTCTTAACTATATTTGTTATACTTTCAGCTGTCCAATTCACATCGTGCTTAAGATTTATATCTCTTTTTACATCTATATTTATCCTTTGATTTTTTCCTTCCCACTTCACCTTTAAAGGTTCCAACGCCTTATTCACTGTAAGTAAAATAGGATTATAGGTACTTTCAAATTCTACGGCATTAGCTTCAATCTTAGCTATTTTTAATAAATTTTTAATTAGCCACTCCATTCTTTCTAATTGGTTTTTGCTTTTAATATAAAATTTGTTTTTTTCTTCTTCATTCTTTATAGAACCCTCTATAAAAAGCTCATTAAAAATCATAAGAGACGCTAGAGGTGTTTTTAACT from Haloimpatiens massiliensis includes:
- a CDS encoding ABC transporter permease, whose amino-acid sequence is MKSYLDITKRYLKNQKKRTILTSVGIILSVALICAVGTLLVSFKQSEIESVKKDEANYHVKFGNIDYNEIKKIKAHMDTEKIGIVGDLGESKIYEATKEEVEEEQIPKYKYIEIEEVDKEALDMLPTKLKEGRLPKNSNEIAIQQWALEYLPKGTKIGDKITLDLGRFLEKENASKKEEEKKAERKYKEGIKKDFILTGIIEDKYYSQYNEAARGITFIDKYKKDGKYNVYTQVNEKKDIKKYVSEVKGNLSLSKSEKDNLNVEYNSYLLTLEGRGLNDVTNDALIEIVAFVIFIIVICTILVIYNIFQISVIERIKQFGILRSMGATPKQIRRVVFKEAAVLSLVSIPIGLVSGIFAMKILFIVITKILGDMIEIEFITVVSPKVLVISSLVALVTVYISSIKPALTASKISPLEAIRNNLGKKKGKIRRVKSNLLVKKVFKVEGEIAYKNIKINRKRFVVTISSMVISIVLFIVFGSMMSFGEEFSKFKEFSYQDYSLSKQATKNKGFSNKDYEKVKSIKGVNKVHRLFIGQNYSTEIPKEKVNEIYIKSLSEDLPNENKKAKNIKVVTEFRGFDSEQLKLCKEKLISGEINEESMNKERGVLIVQNSVVYDGKAKKTSMINISNLKVGDEIKIGEDKGENSNINNKVKVVGILKESPIGKFVPDGAMYVIATENLFKEIGKDNSFHYMDIILDKNADRESVTKSLKEFTKGDKRISLADTKEMLEGMRRTNLTMKISLYGFVSVIALISSLNIVNTISTNLMLRKREIAALEAIGMTGKQVKKMVYLEGVLYGIISAIIGSLIGSGLSYYLGKMIGNVRGFQWTIPWNFIIVAIVGCMLIALISSYFPLRRIKNESLIDNIRMEE
- a CDS encoding ABC transporter ATP-binding protein, which codes for MEILKTTGLTKTYGRGEIKVEALKEVNISINKGEFVAVVGASGSGKSTLLHMLGGVDKPTSGEIVIDGVNISKLKEEQLAIFRRRKVGFIFQFYNLIPVLTAEENMVMPLLLDYKKPDEKYMNELIEILGLRDRLDHLPSQLSGGQQQRVSIGRALVYKPSIILADEPTGNLDSKNSKEIIELLKFSVRKYNQTLIIITHDLNIASQADRIIHMEDGVIVKDEVIR